In [Clostridium] cellulosi, one genomic interval encodes:
- the exoA gene encoding Exodeoxyribonuclease (High confidence in function and specificity) — translation MKIISWNVNGLRACMNKGFADFLADSGADVFCVQETKMKPEQADFCFKDFICYWNSAEKKGYSGTAVFTKIEPVSVSYDIGNNEHTGEGRAITLDFDTFYLVNVYAPNSQNELKRLDYRMKWEDAFRDYVMELDKEKPVIICGDMNVAHTEIDLKNPKANERNAGFTKEEREKLSVLLDSGFVDTFRYFYPDKKGAYTWWSYRFRARERDAGWRIDYFLASERLMKHIKDSVIYKDVMGSDHCPIGLETDL, via the coding sequence ATGAAAATAATATCTTGGAATGTAAATGGCCTCCGCGCCTGTATGAATAAAGGATTCGCGGATTTTTTAGCTGACTCTGGCGCTGATGTTTTTTGCGTTCAGGAAACAAAAATGAAACCTGAACAGGCAGATTTTTGTTTCAAAGATTTTATATGCTATTGGAACAGCGCAGAGAAAAAAGGTTATTCCGGAACAGCCGTTTTCACCAAAATAGAACCTGTTTCCGTATCCTACGACATAGGCAATAATGAGCACACCGGCGAAGGGCGCGCCATAACCCTCGATTTCGATACATTTTATCTTGTAAACGTCTATGCCCCGAATTCACAAAACGAGCTAAAAAGGCTCGACTATCGCATGAAATGGGAAGATGCGTTCCGCGATTATGTAATGGAGCTTGATAAGGAAAAGCCGGTCATAATCTGCGGCGACATGAACGTAGCCCACACTGAGATAGACCTAAAAAATCCTAAGGCCAACGAGAGAAATGCGGGTTTTACTAAAGAAGAGCGCGAAAAATTAAGCGTTCTTCTTGATTCCGGATTTGTCGATACCTTCCGGTATTTTTATCCGGACAAGAAGGGCGCTTATACCTGGTGGTCATATAGATTCCGCGCGCGGGAACGCGACGCGGGCTGGCGCATTGACTATTTTCTGGCGTCGGAACGCCTTATGAAACACATAAAAGACAGCGTTATTTACAAAGATGTAATGGGAAGCGACCATTGCCCCATAGGCCTTGAGACGGACCTATAA
- a CDS encoding hypothetical protein (Family membership) — protein MNSIIPISDYPAPSDANSQIQVLNEKKGEINGAIDIINKSKLGRKTKEIATDRLRARRDSIETEIRHKRTEKQVKDKIEKRQREEKEVIKAQLEKQDKDTSKARLDIRA, from the coding sequence GTGAATAGTATCATACCGATTTCCGATTATCCGGCGCCGTCTGACGCAAATTCTCAGATTCAGGTACTCAATGAAAAGAAAGGCGAAATAAACGGTGCGATTGATATAATAAACAAAAGCAAGCTCGGCAGAAAAACAAAAGAAATTGCAACAGACAGGCTGCGTGCCCGCCGGGACAGCATTGAGACTGAGATACGCCACAAGCGCACTGAAAAACAAGTCAAAGACAAAATAGAAAAGAGGCAGCGGGAAGAGAAAGAAGTCATAAAAGCGCAGCTTGAGAAACAGGACAAAGACACGTCAAAAGCGAGGCTTGATATAAGGGCGTAA
- a CDS encoding hypothetical protein (Family membership) — MFTEDYIIRMIEQMGEFLREVLKLELENKFEEAHEEIDKAMKKLGISPLLVRTLPPGELMRFVTRPGGENEDRCILLAKLLSADAHIYKTEGKNSTAHELYKTALEILNGVSGKVEGEKLKKVQKDIEELLISGNADNLSF; from the coding sequence ATGTTTACGGAAGATTATATTATCCGTATGATTGAGCAGATGGGTGAATTCTTAAGAGAGGTTTTAAAACTTGAATTGGAAAATAAATTTGAGGAAGCTCATGAGGAGATAGACAAGGCGATGAAGAAACTCGGTATTTCACCCCTGCTCGTGCGGACACTGCCGCCCGGCGAGCTTATGCGCTTTGTAACACGCCCTGGCGGTGAAAATGAAGACCGCTGTATTCTCCTCGCCAAACTCCTGTCGGCTGACGCACATATCTATAAGACAGAGGGAAAGAACAGCACCGCTCACGAACTCTATAAAACAGCACTTGAGATTTTAAATGGCGTATCCGGAAAAGTCGAGGGCGAGAAACTTAAAAAGGTGCAAAAAGATATCGAGGAACTGCTTATCAGTGGCAATGCTGATAATCTGTCATTTTAA
- a CDS encoding putative membrane protein (Hypothetical protein), with amino-acid sequence MQKFIKLGYVASILGILLIVYGYYVSVSKYIRIAQTTKSFSFILYLVIITLFFYIFIILQSMIHEAGHLLFGLVCGYELISVRIGNLRIINDGNTKVISGGKFEQNGQCIMKTKDEGNRAHCLLYNLGGCILNLAVSSFLLVLVHKKVITAHLVPLYIFIIAGYYVFLVNAIPCIRNSTISDTLNCCLLLSNKDLLETMNIQLDIYCQLLNGRRPGEIDFKKFDLSVLNIYSFSPAITYYYCCLDKNDISKAKAVLNALRKSDAVFGKSQKNRLYYEDLYLKLIANDALDTYDIKKIEQLKKSHTIEDIRVLHAYYYFYEKNFDLAKLYEHSIQKVNPQFMAGLFEFHRDLILNPLRFKMTDYQHCH; translated from the coding sequence GGTTATGTAGCTTCTATACTCGGTATTCTATTAATTGTTTACGGCTATTATGTTTCAGTGTCTAAGTACATACGTATTGCGCAAACAACAAAATCTTTTAGTTTTATTTTATATCTCGTAATTATTACACTATTTTTCTACATTTTTATTATTCTGCAGTCTATGATCCATGAAGCTGGGCATCTTTTATTTGGGCTTGTTTGCGGATATGAACTTATATCGGTAAGGATCGGGAATCTGAGGATAATAAACGACGGTAATACTAAAGTTATATCGGGCGGAAAATTTGAGCAAAATGGTCAGTGCATAATGAAGACAAAAGATGAGGGTAACCGTGCTCATTGTTTACTATATAACTTGGGAGGATGTATATTAAATTTGGCCGTATCCTCCTTTTTACTTGTATTAGTACATAAAAAAGTCATTACTGCGCATCTGGTTCCTTTGTATATATTTATTATTGCAGGATATTATGTTTTTTTAGTTAATGCAATTCCATGTATTAGAAACTCAACTATTAGTGATACTTTGAATTGTTGTTTGTTACTATCAAATAAAGATTTATTGGAAACAATGAATATTCAACTTGATATTTATTGTCAACTTTTAAACGGGCGACGACCTGGTGAGATTGATTTTAAGAAGTTTGATTTATCAGTTTTAAATATTTATAGTTTTAGCCCCGCTATTACATATTATTATTGCTGTTTGGATAAAAACGATATAAGTAAGGCTAAAGCTGTCCTTAATGCTCTTAGAAAAAGTGATGCAGTATTTGGAAAATCTCAGAAAAATCGGTTATACTATGAGGACCTTTATCTTAAACTGATTGCTAATGATGCTCTTGATACATATGATATTAAAAAAATAGAACAATTGAAAAAAAGTCATACAATAGAGGATATAAGAGTCTTACATGCTTACTATTACTTTTATGAAAAGAATTTTGACTTAGCAAAGCTCTATGAGCATAGTATTCAGAAAGTTAATCCTCAATTTATGGCTGGCTTATTTGAATTTCATCGCGATCTAATTTTGAATCCGTTACGTTTTAAAATGACAGATTATCAGCATTGCCACTGA